The nucleotide sequence CTGGAAGTTGAGACAGGGGCGCCGCCGCGAGGCGAACTTCTTCCGGGAGCAGGAGCACAGCGGGAAGATCCGCAGCAGCTCCCGGAGCGTCTCCCGGATCCCGCGGGCCGACGAGTACGGCCCGAAATAGAGCGCCCCGTCGCGGGCGGCCTTCCGGACGAGCTCCGGGCGCGGGAACTCCTCCGCACGGTCGATCCGCAGCAGCAGGTATTCCTTGTCGTCGCGGAAGAAGATGTTGAACGGCGGCCGGTGTCGCTTGATGAGCGTGTTTTCGAGGAGGAGCGCCTCCTTCTCCGTCGCGGTGACGATGCAGCGCACGCCGCGCACGCGGGCCATCAGGTGCGGGATCGTGGGCCGGCCGTCCCCCCCGGGCGACGTGTAGTTCCGAAGGCGCGCGCGCAGCTCCTTGGCCTTCCCGACGTACAGGATCCTCCCCCGCGCGTCGGACATGATGTAGACGCCCGGGGCCTTCGGAAACGCCCTCCAGTCG is from Deltaproteobacteria bacterium and encodes:
- a CDS encoding GIY-YIG nuclease family protein: MPRAEDIAGPGDWRAFPKAPGVYIMSDARGRILYVGKAKELRARLRNYTSPGGDGRPTIPHLMARVRGVRCIVTATEKEALLLENTLIKRHRPPFNIFFRDDKEYLLLRIDRAEEFPRPELVRKAARDGALYFGPYSSARGIRETLRELLRIFPLCSCSRKKFASRRRPCLNFQMGRCLGACAGKIDRERYLPVVDNAVRFLRGEYRDLLARWKAEMGEHSRALRYEEAAKLRDRIAVVSKTLVRQRVVRAVEGDVDAVGWFREGGQATASVLYLRNGRLTDAHHRHFRWEGEPGEAMA